The window GGCGAGGTAACCGGCGCTCTGCGCGACGGCGTTGGCCGCCGAGCCCGTGTACCACTCGGTGTGGGGCACGAAGCCGACGCCCTTGGCGTCCGTGCCCAGCGCGTCCCGCAGGAGGGCGAGTCTGCCCGGGTCGGCGATGGCCACCGGCGGCGGTTCGTCCGGTGCGGCGAGCCCTTCCGCGAGGAAGGGGAGCGCGGCCGCGACGAACCCGTCGTCGGAGCCGAAGACCGCCATGCGGTGGTCGAACGCCCCTTGGGACGGGGCTGATTGAGCCGGTCGGGACGGCTGGGCCGATTCGGCGGTCACGAGGGTTTCCCTTCTGTCGTATCCACCTGGTTGTGGGCGGGCCAACGGGTTGTGGGCGAGCCGGCTGGTTCCCGGGACCGGGGTTCAGCGGCGTGCCGAGACCCAGGCCGCGATCTGGCTGCGGTTGCTGAAGCCGAGCTTGCCGAGGATGCGTTCCACATGGCCTTCCGCGGTGCGGCGGGCGATCACCAGGCGGTCGGCGATCTGCTGGTTGGCGAGCCCGTCGGCGACGAGCTCGGCGACCTCTCTCTCGCGCCGGGTGAGCGAGGCGAGACGGGGGTCCCCGCGGCCGGAGTCCGGGGGAGGGTTCCCGTCGGCCCGGCGGGGGCCGGGGACGACCGGTCTCCCGGTTTCCTGGAGGGCGTACGAGACGATCGCGGTGAGCCCGAGCCCGCCGCCGCGCCGGTACGCCCGGTCGAAGACCCCCGCTCCGACGGCCGCCCGCACCCGCGTCTCGCTCTCCCTGCGCGCGGAGTTGTACGTCGTGGAGCCGAAGCGGTTGCCGTCGATGCCGGCCCAGACGCGGTCGGCGCCGCCGAGCAGGACGGCGGCGCGTTCATGGGCGCCGCGGGCCGCGGTGATGACCACCAGCAGGTCGAGGGTGAGACCGATGCCGATGACGTCGTGCACGGCGAGCTTGCGGCGCAGCGCGTCACGGGCATGGGGCTCCGCGCGGTCCCACTCCTTGCGTTCCGCGTACGCGAGGGCGAGGACGCGCAGGACGTACGAGCGGACCCATTCCTCGCCGTGCTCCTCACAGAGGCGGTGGGCGTCCTCGCAGACCTGGACGGCCCGGTCGGTGTGGCCCAGGAAGGCGAGGCTGGCGGCGAGTTCGACCTGGTCGAGGACGGCGAGGCTGGGGAGCTGGCCGTCGACGGGGTTGCGGGCGACGGCAGCCTCGTAGTGCGCCAGGGCGGCGGGGAGGTCGTCGCCGAACAGGGCCATCAGACCGAGCAGGTACTCGGCGTGCGCCACCTCGGCCGGATCACCCAGGCGGCGGGCGAGCGCGCGGGCGTCCTCGGCGCGGTGGCGGCCCCTGGTGAGGTCCTCGGGGCAGCCGGCGAGCAGACCCGCGACCCAGAGCGCCCTGGCACGCTCGCGGGTGGGCTCGGGGTGCGCGTCGAGCGCGCGGTCCAGCCAGTACCGGCCCTCGCGGGGCGCTCCGCAGGCGTGCCAGTAGAACCAGAGGGTCCCGGCGAGCCCGAGTCCGGCGCGGGCCTCGCCCGGCACGGTGAGGCTGAACTCCAGGGCGGCCCGCAGGTTGTCCTGGTCGGCCCGCAGCCGGGCCACGATCTCCCGCTGCCCCGGCCCGAACCACCTCCGCTCGCACTCCGCGGCCACCTCCTGGGCCCAGTCCCGCTGCCGGCGCCGGGCGGCCGACTCCTCCCCGGGCCGCTGCCGCAGCTTGTCGAGCCCGTAGTGCCGCAGCGTGTCGAGCAGGCGGTACCTGGCCGTGCCGGGGCCGCCTTCCCTGCACAGCACGGACTTGTCGACGAGTCCGGCCACGGCTTCCAGGACGTCCTGGGGGTGTACGCCCTCGGCCTTGTGGTGGCGTTCGTCCGCGCGCCCGTCCGGATCCGGGCCCGTGTCCGCGTCCGCGCACACCGCCTCCGCCGCCTCCAGGTCGAAGCTCCCCGCGAAGACCGAGGCCCGCGCCCACACCAACTGCTCGGCCTCCGTGCAGAGTTCGTGGCTCCAGTCGACCGCCGCGCGCAGTGTCTGGTGGCGGGGCAGGACGGCCGGGCTGCCGGTGGTGAGGAGGCGGTAGCGGTCGTCGAGCCGGGCGACGAGCTGGTCGACGCCGAGTACGCGCATACGGACGGCCGCGAGCTCGATGGCGAGGGGCAGGCCGTCGAGGCGGCGGCAGAGGCGGGCCACGGCGGCCCGGTTGTCGGGGGTGAGTTCGAAACCGGGGACGACGGCCGCGGCCCGGTCGGCGAAGAGCGCCAGGGCCGGGTAGGTCGCGGCGGCCGAGAGATCCGAGTCCGGGTCGGGCACCTGCAGGGGCCGTACGTCCAGGAGGTGTTCCTCCGTGAGGGCCATGCGGTGGCGGCTCGTCGCGAGGACCCGGACGCCGGTCGTGCCGTGCAGCAGCGCGGCCGCCAACTCCGCGCAGGCGGACAGCAGATGCTCGCAGTTGTCGAGGACCAGGAGCAGCCGACGGTCCCGCAGCTGCTCGACCAGTGCGCCCAGGGGCGGCTGTTCGGAGTGGTCGTGCAGGCCGAGCGCGTCGGCCGCGGCCAGCGGGACGAGCTCCGGGTCGTGCAGGCCGGCGAGGTGTGCGAAGCGCACGCCGTCCGGGAACGCCCGCTCGACCCGGGCGGCGATCCGCCCGGCCAGCCGCGTCTTGCCGACGCCGCCGGGTCCGGTCAGCGTGACCAGTCGCGCGGTGGCCAACAGTCGCCGCCCCTCGGCCAGTTCGTCCCGCCGGTCGACGAAGCTGGTCGTCTCGACCGGTGGCTGATGAACCCTTCGCGGCGCTGATCCGCCCATGATCAGCCAGTCCTCTGGGTGTGAGACGGGAGCCGGAGTGGGTGGCTCCTCCTGTGCCGGTCCCCAGCTTTCCGGCTGCGCCTCGGCTTCGCACGCGCGCGTCACACCCGTGGGTGCACTTTGGGTGGGTCCGCGACGTGTGGGGTGTGGGCGCGTACACTGCCGGGCCGCATATATGCATTGCGCCCGGCGCGTGCGCCCTGTGCCGCCCCGCGTGCGCCTGGCGCTCCGCGGGCAGGCCGTCCGATGCCTGCGGACCGGTGGGGGCTGGTCGCGCAGTTCCCCGCGCCCCTGAAGGGGCGCGGCCGGTTTGCGGTGGCCGGTTTCCTTCTGGTCTTGACCCGGACATGCCATAGCCCCACGATGAGCGCCACACCCGCACACGGGGTCCTGTCGGCGCATTCGGCGGACAGCCCCGGCACGTCGCACCGATCCACCCCCCGCTCCACTCCCCACACTTCCGGTGATCCCGGAATTTCTGGAGAATCTAGGAGAATCAATGCGACTTCGCATCAAAGGCGGCGGAACGCCCGCCGCACCCCCCTCACCCGGCAGACGCGGCCGGCGCACCGCCGCGCTCGCCACGCTGCTCGCCCTGGCTCTCGCGGCTCCCATCGCCGCCACGACCAGCGCGACCGGCGCCTCCGGGGCGGCTCCCGCCTCCGACACGGACGAGATCCGTCAGTACGAGATCCATGTCCACGGCAGCACCTCGGCCACCCGTACGGCGATCGCCCGGACAGGTGTCTCGATCGACGAGGCCGACGAGGAGACCGTCGTCGTCTCGGGACGCGCGGCCCAGGCGAAGAAGCTGAAGCAGCTCGGCTACGAGGTCACGCCCCTCGGCTCGGCCCCCGACCGGTCGAGCGCCGCCGACGTGGGCATCCTCGACTTCCCCTCCGCCGACTCGCGGTATCACAACTACGCCGAGATGAACACGGAGATCAACCAGCGCCTGGCCGCCTACCCGAGCATCATGAGCAAGCGCGTGATCGGGAAGTCGTACCAGGGCCGGGACATCGTCGCCATCAAGATCAGCGACAACGTCGCGACCGACGAGTCCGAGCCCGAGGTCCTGTTCACCCACCACCAGCACGCGCGCGAGCACCTCACCGTGGAGATGGCGCTCTATCTGCTGCGTGAGCTGGGCGCCGGGTACGGCTCCGACTCCCGCGTCACGAACATGGTGAACAACCGCGAGATCTGGATCGTCCCGGACCTCAACCCGGACGGCGGCGAGTACGACATCGCGTCCGGCGCCTACCGCTCGTGGCGCAAGAACCGCCAGCCCAACACGGGCAGTTCGTACGTCGGCACCGACATGAACCGCAACTGGAACTACCGCTGGGGCTGCTGCGGCGGCTCCTCGGGCTCGACGTCCTCCGAGACCTACCGGGGTACGGCGCCCGAGTCCGCGCCCGAGGTCAAGGTCGTCGCCGACTTCGTACGCAGCCGGGTCGTGGGCGGCAAGCAGCAGATCAGGACGGGCGTGGACTTCCACACGTACAGCGAGCTGGTGCTGTGGCCCTTCGGCTACACCACCGCGGACACCACGACCGGGATGACGGTCGACGACCGCAACGCGTTCGCCGCGGTCGGTCAGAAGATGGCCGCCAGCAACGGCTACACGCCCGAGCAGGCCAGCGACCTCTACATCACCGACGGGTCGATCGACGACTACCTGTGGGGCAGTCAGAAGATCTTCGCCTACACGTTCGAGATGTATCCGGGGTCCAGCGGCGGGGGCGGTTTCTACCCGCCCGACGAGGTGATCGAGCGGGAGACCGCGCGGAACCGCGACGCCGTGCTGCAGCTGTTGGAGAACTCCGACTGCATGTACCGGTCCATCGGGAAGGAAGCGCAGTACTGCAGTTGAGCCGGCGCGGTTTGAGGTCTGAGGCTTGAGGTGCGTGGGGAACTGCGGGGCCGTTGTGGCTTGTCGCGCAGTTCCCCGCGCCCCTTACGGGGCGCTCTCCTCGACCTCTTCCTCTTCGGCCGCCTCTTCGGCGTCCTCGAAGTACGTGTCCAGGACCTCGTCCAGCTGGGTCTCCCACTCCTTGAAGCGGGACCTGGCCGTCGCCTCGATCTCGATCGGGTACCAGCGGCGGTCGGGGGTGTGCACCGTGATGGTGAACCGCTTCCCGAATCGCGGTGACTCGGTCTCGACCGCGCCGATCTCCTCCCAGCGGAACTCGGCCTCCTGGTCGTCCAGGCTCAGCCGTACGCCACTGTGGTCGGCGACGATCTTCGCGCGGCGGTCGGAGGCCTCGAAGACGGGGCCTCCCTCGGGAGCCTCCTCCGGCTCCTCGGGCTCCTTCGGTTCCTCCGGCTCATCGCCGGAAGGTCCCTCGCCGGAGGGCTCGTCGCCGGAGAGCTCTTCGTCGGAGGGTTCCTCCTCTGCGGCTTCCTTCTTGAGGTCCGTCTGCTTGGCAGGCGTCCGCTTCTTGGAGGCCGTCTCCTCCTTCGAGGCCGTCTCCTCCGAGACGGCCTCGTCGGCAGGCGAAGCCGCCTCCGCGGCCTCCGTCGACTCGGCGTCCTTCGGCTCGGCGGGGCGCGGGCCCGTGATGCCGGGCACGAACGCCGGGTCGACCGCGGCGCCTTGCAGGGGCTGGATGTTGGGTCCTATGCGCTGCTCCACAGCGGGCAGTATGGTCGACGATCCTGTGCCAGGAACAGCCGGGCTCCGCTTCGTCCCGCTATATGAAGACGCTCAGCAGCGCCGCCATCGCGAAGCCCGCCACCGACAGCACCGTTTCCAGGACCGTCCAGGACTTGAGGGTGTCGCGTTCGGAGATGCCGAAGTACTTGGCGACGATCCAGAAGCCTCCGTCGTTGACGTGCGAGGCGAAGATCGAACCGGCCGAGATCGCCATGATGATCAGCGCCAGATGGGCCTGGGAGAGGTCCTGTCCCTCGACGAGCGGGACGACGATGCCGGCCGTGGTGACGATGGCGACCGTCGCCGAACCCTGGGCGACCCGCAGCACGACGGAGATCAGCCAGGCCAGCACGATGATGGGCAGGCCCACGTCGTTGAACGTGTCGGCCAGCGCGTCCGCGATCCCCGAGCCCTTCAGTACGGCGCCGAAGACGCCGCCCGCGCCGACCACCAGCAGGATGTTGCCGACCGGCTTCAGGGACGCCGTCGACACCGTCTCCAGCGACTTGCGGGACCAGCCGCGCCGGATGCCCAGCAGGTAGTACGCCATGAGCAGCGCGATCGTCAGCGCGACGAAGGGGTGCCCGAAGAACTCGATGACCGAGCGGAACGTCGACGGGTCCAACGCGATGGAGGAGAACGTCGCGGCGAGGATCAGCAGCAGTGGCGTACCGATGATGAGGAAGACCGTGGAGAGGGAGGGCGGTTGCTCGGCGGGGTCCCCGGCCGGGTCTTCGCCGATGGCGACGGCTACCGAACCGGAGCCTGTGCCTGTGCTCTTGGCCGTGCCTGTGGTCTTGATCGTGGTTGTGTCTGCGCCGTCCGTGGCTCCGCCGACCGCCGCGCGGCGCGCCGCGCGCTCCGCGGCCACCGCCGCCTTCGCCTCGTCCGCGGCCTCGACCATGTCCTGCGGTACGGGGACGAAGATGCGCTTGCCGATCCAGGCGGCGTACGCCCACGCGGCGAGCACGGCCGGGATGCCGACGACCACGCCCATCAGGATGACCCAGCCCAGGTCCACCTTGAACAGACCGGCGGCGGCGACCGGGCCGGGGTGCGGCGGCAGGAACGCGTGGGTCATCGACAGGCCCGCGAGGAGCGGCATGCAGTAGAGCAGGATCGACTTGCCGGAGCGCTTGGCGGCCGCGTACACGATCGGTGCGAGGACGAAGATGCCCACGTCGAAGAAGACCGGGATGCCGAAGATGAGGCCGGTCAGGCCCATGGCCAGCGGGGCGCGCTTCTCGCCGAACAGGTTGAGCAGGCGGGCCGAGAGCGCCTCGGCTCCGCCGGACACCTCCAGGATCGCGCCGAGCATCGTGCCCAGGCCGATGATGATCGCGACGTGGCCGAGGATGCCGCCCATGCCCGACTCGATCATCGAGACGGAGGCCGACCGCTGGACCGTGCCGAAGAGTTCGGTGACGGAGAGGCCGGCCGAGAGGCCGACGGCTATGGACACCGCGAGCAGTGCGACGAAGGGCTGCAGTCTGACTTTGATGATCAGGACCAGGAGCAGGACTATGCCGAGGGCCGCGACCGTGAGGAGGCCCGCGGTGCCGTCCATGAGGAGGAGCAGGCCGCCTGTGTGGGGTGGCGCTTCTGGGGTGGGGGTGGCTGCGAGGAGCAATGACATGGGGAGGTCCTCTGCTTAAGGGCATGGTGTTTTTGGGCAGGGGGGATCGCTGTTCGGCGTGCGGGGGTTTGGGGGTGTGGGGGTTTGGGTGCCGGTTTTGTGGGGGGTGGTGCTGATGGCCGGGCGCCGGTTGTTTGGGGCTGGGCGCGCCGTTCCCCGCGCCCCTGAAGGGGCGCGAGGGTGAGGCTCAGTCGTTCAGTACCGCGAGCGTGTCGATTTCGATCAGCAGGCCCGCCGGGAGGCCCACGTACACCGTCGTGCGGGCCGCGGGGGGTGCTGTCAGGCCCTGCTCCTCGAAGTACGCGTTGTAGATCGCGTTCATCTCCGCGAAGTGGTCCACGTCCGTGAGGTAGACGCGGATCATCATCGCGTCGTCCCAGGAGGAGCCGCCCTCTTCGAGGATGGCCTTGACGTTGGCGAGGGTCTGGAGCGTCTGCTCGCGCAGCGTCGGGCCGGCCGGCGTCGGCGGCTGGCCCTCCACGGCGGGCAGGAAGCCGACCTGGCCCGCGACCTGGAGGATGTTCCCCTTCCTGACGCCGTGCGAGAACTTGGCCGGCGGGGTGGTGTGGGTCTTGGGGGTGAGGGCGATCTTGTCGGTCATGAGCTGGTTTCCTTCGTCGGGGTCTTGCCTGAGTACTCGCCGCTGATGGCCGCCGCGGTACGGCGCACCAGTGGGAGCAGTGTGAGGAGTTCGTCGGCGGTGACGACGACGTTCGGGGCGGAGACGGACATGGCGGCGACGACTCGGCCGTCGGTGCCGCGGATGGGGGCGGCCACGCAGTTGATGGACTCCTCGTGGCCGCCGAGGTCCGTGGCCCAGCCCTGGTCCCGTACCTTCTCCAACTCCCTCAGGAACGCCGGGGCGTTGGGGGTCGAGCGGGAGGTGTACATCGGGTAGTCGAGCTTGTCCGCCAGGGTGTGGCGCTCGGTTTCCGGGAGGTCGGCGAGGAGCAGTTTCGCGACCGCGGCGACCGTGATGGCGACCGGTTTGCCGATACGGGAGTACATCCGGACCGGGTAGCGGCTCTCCACCTTGTCGATGTAGAGGACCTCGCCCTCCTCGTGCACGGCGAGGTGGACGGTGTGGCCGCACTGCTCGTTGAGGCGTACGAGGTGGGGGTGGGCGATCTCCCGGACGTCGAGGTTCTCGACGGCCTCCTGGGCCAGGGCGAAGAGGCGGGCGCCGAGGCGGTAGCGCTGGTCGGACTGGCGGTAGACGAGGCCGTGTTCGTGGAGCGTGCGCAGGAGGCGCAGGGCGGTGGACTTGTGGACGCCCAGGCGGTCGGCGACCTGGCCCAGGTCCGCGGGGCCCTCGGCTAGGAGCGGCAGGATGGACAGCGCTCTGTCGACGGTCTGGCTCATGGGGTGGGTACCTCCTCCTGGGCCCGGTCTGCGGTGTGCGTCCAGCCGGGGCCGAGTCGAAGTGTCCCCCACGCGTCGTCGTCCAGGGCGGCGAGGCGGTCGGCGTGGTCGCGGGAGGGGGGTGCGCCGAGGTCTCCGGGATCGGTGAGCGCGGCGGCGGCCATGAGGTGGCCGTGGCGGAGGCGGGTTCGTGGCGGGAGTCCGCGGAGGGTCGCCGACAGGAAGCCGGCTGCGAAGGCGTCGCCCGCGCCCACGGGGGCCACTACGTCCACGTGGAGGGCGGGGACGAACGTGATGGTGTCGGTCGGGTGGCTCGCCGTGGTTCGGTCGCCCTCGCGTGGGGTGGGCGAGTACCGCGCCGTCGTGGGGTCGCCCTCGCGTGGGGTGGGCGGCGGGTGCGCGCCGGGGGGTGTCCGTCCTCGGTCTGGCGTGGAATCGGTTGCCTTGGAAGGGCTACCGGTCGACACGCCATCCGCTGCGGGCGGACACCCCCCGACACGCCCCCTCGCGTCCGTACGCGGGTGCGGGTGCGTGGGAGACGCCGCCTCGAAGGCCGTGGCGCCTTGGCTGCCGTTCTTGACCACCAGTACGCGGGGCTCGGGGAGCGCGGCGCGGATCGCCGTGGGGCCGCCGGTGATGCCCCAGGCCGCTTCTGCCTCGTCCTCGCCCACGAAGACGAGGTCGGCGCCGCGGGCGAGGGTGAGGAGGGTGGCTCCTGCCTCGGAGGGGGTCGGCCAGAGGCCTGCGCGGTAGTTGACGTCGAAGGAGATCAGGGGGCGGGTGGGGGCGGGTGCCGTGAGGGCGGTCAGGAGGGAGCGGCAGTCGGGGGAGAGCGCCGCTGTGATGCCGGAGAGGTGGAGGATCCGGCCCGAGTGGACGGCCGCCATGTCGAGGGTGGACCTGGACATGGCCGAGGCCGCGGAGCCCGTGCGGTAGTACGCCACCTCGTGGGCGTCGGTGGAGCGGTCGCTCGCCGTGCGGAAGTAGATGCCTGTGGGGCGGGTGGGGTCGCGTTGCACGGCGGAGGTGTCGACGCCGTACGCGCCGATCGCCTCGGTCAGGTGGTCGCCGAAGCCGTCGGCGCCGACCCTGCTGACCCACTTCGCGGTGTGGCCGGCGGCGGCCAGGACGCAGGCCACGTTGGACTCCGCGCCCCCGATCGCCCGGTCGAAGGACGGCACGTCGGCGAGGCGGCCCGGGCGGGAGGGGAGGAACGTGACCATGGACTCGCCGAGGGTGACGACGTCCACGGCGGGCGCGGGGTGCGCGGCGACCGTGGGGGCGGGTCCGGTGGGGGTCACGATGGCTTGGGCTCCTTGGCCTCTGCGGGTCTCTGCGGCTTCGTTGACCCGGCGTTGGCCGAGATGTTAGACAGCAGTAAGCGCGATACGCAATGACTGTTGCAAGGAGTGCAACGGCGAATATTTGGGAGGCTTCATGGCCGCCGATTCCGTCTCCGGCACCGGTGCGGAGCGTCTTGCCTCGCTCGCGGACGAGCGTGTCGACCACCGCTTCAAGGGGCTCCCGCCCGATGCCGACGGGCTGACCGTCGGTGAGCTGGCCGCCCAGCGCCGCAATCTGTTCAGTGGTGGCTTCACCACTCCGGTGCTCGCCCTGTCCGCCGAGCGGCTCGATCACAATCTGCGGCTCATGGAGACGTACTCGGTCCGGCACGGGCTCGCCTTCGCCCCGCACGGCAAGACCTCCATGGCTCCCCAGCTTTTCCAGCGGCAGATCGAGCATGGGGCCTGGGGGATCACGCTGGCCGTGCCTCATCAGGTGCGGGTTGCGCGGGCGTTCGGGGTCCAGCGGGTCTTTCTCGCGAATGAAGTGGTGGATGCCGCTGCTCTGAAGTGGGTTTCGGCGCAGCTCGCCGCCGATCCCGAGTTCCGTTTCGTCTGTTACGTCGACTCCGTGCGTGGGGTGGAGTTGATGGACTCCGCGCTGCGGGGTGCCGTTCGGCCCGTGGACGTCGTCGTCGAGCTGGCTGCCGGTGAGGGTGCCCGGACCGGTGTGCGGACCGAGGAAGAGTGCTCCGCCGTCGCCGATGCCGTCGGTGGAGTGGACACCCTGCGGCTCGTGGGTGTCGCGGGGTACGAGGGAGAGGTGCCGGACGCCGATTCGGAGCGGGTGCGTGGCTGGCTTCGGCGGCTTGTCTCGCTCGCCGTCGACTTCGACAAGGACGGTCGCTTCGAGGGGCTGGATCAGGTCGTGGTGAGTGCGGGCGGCAGCGCCTGGTTCGATGCCGTGGCCGATGTTTTCGCCGGGATCCCCGAACTGTCGGTGCCCGTATTGAAGTTGCTGCGGTCCGGCGCCTATGTCTCACACGACGACGGGCACTATCGGAAGATCACCCCGTTCAACCGGGTTCCCGAGGAGGGTGCCCTCCAGCCCGCGTTCCGGCTCTGGGCCCAGGTCGTCTCCCGTCCCTCGGCCGAGCAGGCCTTCGTCAACGCCGGCAAGCGGGATGCCGCGTACGACCTTGATCTGCCCGAGGTGCAGGTCGTGCGCTCGGGTGCCGATGCGGGTGCGGGTGAGCGGTCGGCGGACGGTATCGCTGTCACGGGGCTGTCCGATCAGCACGCCTGGATTCGTACTGCCGAGGGAGTCGAGCTCCAGGTCGGTGACTGGGTGGGTATGGGGCTCTCGCATCCCTGCACCTCCTTCGACAAGTGGGAGCTGATTCCCGTGGTGGAGCAGGACGGCACGGTCGTCGACTACATCCGCACCTACTTCTAGGAGCCCGCCGTGATGGATCTGGTCATTCGGGACGTGGAGGTTGTCGACGGGAGCGGAGGGCCCTCCTACCGGGCCGACGTGGGGATCGAGGGCGGCAGGATCACCGCCATCGTCCAGGAGGCCGCTGCCGCTGGGTGCCTGCGGCCCGTGGCCCGGCGCGTTCTGGACGCCGAAGGGCTCGTCCTCTCCCCCGGCTTCATCGACATGCACGCCCACAGTGATCTGGCCCTGCTCCGGGACCCCGACCACAGCGCGAAGGTCGCGCAGGGCGTGACGCTGGAGGTCATCGGGCAGGACGGGCTGTCATACGCGCCCGTCGACGGCCGGACCCTCGCCGAGGTGCGCAGGGCGATCACCGGGTGGAACGGCAACGGGGACGACATCGACTTCAGCTGGCGGTCCGTGGGCGAGTATCTGGACCGGCTGGATCATGGTTTTGACGGTGAGGGCATCGCCGTCAATGCCGCCTATCTGATTCCTCAGGGCTCGGTGCGGATGCTCGCCGTCGGCTGGGACGATCGCGCGGCGACGCCACAAGAACTGCACCGGATGCGGCAGTTGGTCGCCGACGGCATGCGGGAGGGTGCGGTCGGGATGTCGTCGGGGCTCACTTACACCCCGGGCATGTACGCCAAGGACGCCGAACTCACCGAGTTGTGCCGGGTGGTTGCGGAGTTCGGCGGCTACTACTGTCCGCATCATCGGTCGTACGGAGCCGGGGCCCTGGACGCGTACAGAGAGATGGTGGAGCTGACGCGCGAGGCGGGCTGCTCCCTTCATCTGGCCCACGCCACCATGAACTTCGGTGTGAACAAGGGAAGAGGGCCCGATCTGCTGGCGCTCGTCGATCAGGCGCTCGCCGGTGGGGCCGACATCAGCCTGGACACGTATCCGTACACGCCCGGCTGTACGACTCTCGTGGCCATGCTGCCCAGTTGGGCCAGCGAGGGAGGTCCCGAGGCGATTCTCGGCCGGTTGAAGGACGACGGGACCGCCGAGCGGATCCGGCATCACATGGAGGTGGTGGGCGCGGACGGGTGCCACGGCGTTCCCATCGAGTGGGACACCATCGAGATCTCGGGTGTGGCCGATGCGGCGCTCGCGGAGTATGTGGGCCGGACCGTGCAGGAGTCGGCCGACGCCCGTGGCGAGGCTCCCTGGGTCACCGCGCGGCGGCTGCTCCTCGACGACGGGCTCGGCTCGACGATCCTCCAGCACGTCGGTCACGAGGAGAACGTGCAGGCGATCATGCGGCACCGCGTCCACACCGGCGGCTCGGACGGCATCCTGCGCGGCGACAAGCCCCACCCGCGGGCGTACGGCACGTTCCCGCAGTACCTCGGCCGGTATGTGAGGGAGTTGGGCGTCCTCGGTCTGGAGGAGTGCGTCGCCCATCTGACGTCACGGCCGGCGGCTCGGCTGCGCCTGCCCGACCGGGGGCTGGTCCGTGAGGGGTACCGGGCGGATCTGGTGCTGTTCGATCCGGCCACGGTGGCGGCGGGGTCGACCTTCGAGAATCCCCGTACGCTGCCGACCGGCATCCCGCATGTCCTGATCGACGGGCGTTTC is drawn from Streptomyces liliifuscus and contains these coding sequences:
- a CDS encoding ATP-binding protein; translation: MGGSAPRRVHQPPVETTSFVDRRDELAEGRRLLATARLVTLTGPGGVGKTRLAGRIAARVERAFPDGVRFAHLAGLHDPELVPLAAADALGLHDHSEQPPLGALVEQLRDRRLLLVLDNCEHLLSACAELAAALLHGTTGVRVLATSRHRMALTEEHLLDVRPLQVPDPDSDLSAAATYPALALFADRAAAVVPGFELTPDNRAAVARLCRRLDGLPLAIELAAVRMRVLGVDQLVARLDDRYRLLTTGSPAVLPRHQTLRAAVDWSHELCTEAEQLVWARASVFAGSFDLEAAEAVCADADTGPDPDGRADERHHKAEGVHPQDVLEAVAGLVDKSVLCREGGPGTARYRLLDTLRHYGLDKLRQRPGEESAARRRQRDWAQEVAAECERRWFGPGQREIVARLRADQDNLRAALEFSLTVPGEARAGLGLAGTLWFYWHACGAPREGRYWLDRALDAHPEPTRERARALWVAGLLAGCPEDLTRGRHRAEDARALARRLGDPAEVAHAEYLLGLMALFGDDLPAALAHYEAAVARNPVDGQLPSLAVLDQVELAASLAFLGHTDRAVQVCEDAHRLCEEHGEEWVRSYVLRVLALAYAERKEWDRAEPHARDALRRKLAVHDVIGIGLTLDLLVVITAARGAHERAAVLLGGADRVWAGIDGNRFGSTTYNSARRESETRVRAAVGAGVFDRAYRRGGGLGLTAIVSYALQETGRPVVPGPRRADGNPPPDSGRGDPRLASLTRREREVAELVADGLANQQIADRLVIARRTAEGHVERILGKLGFSNRSQIAAWVSARR
- a CDS encoding M14 family metallopeptidase: MRLRIKGGGTPAAPPSPGRRGRRTAALATLLALALAAPIAATTSATGASGAAPASDTDEIRQYEIHVHGSTSATRTAIARTGVSIDEADEETVVVSGRAAQAKKLKQLGYEVTPLGSAPDRSSAADVGILDFPSADSRYHNYAEMNTEINQRLAAYPSIMSKRVIGKSYQGRDIVAIKISDNVATDESEPEVLFTHHQHAREHLTVEMALYLLRELGAGYGSDSRVTNMVNNREIWIVPDLNPDGGEYDIASGAYRSWRKNRQPNTGSSYVGTDMNRNWNYRWGCCGGSSGSTSSETYRGTAPESAPEVKVVADFVRSRVVGGKQQIRTGVDFHTYSELVLWPFGYTTADTTTGMTVDDRNAFAAVGQKMAASNGYTPEQASDLYITDGSIDDYLWGSQKIFAYTFEMYPGSSGGGGFYPPDEVIERETARNRDAVLQLLENSDCMYRSIGKEAQYCS
- a CDS encoding GntP family permease, which translates into the protein MLLAATPTPEAPPHTGGLLLLMDGTAGLLTVAALGIVLLLVLIIKVRLQPFVALLAVSIAVGLSAGLSVTELFGTVQRSASVSMIESGMGGILGHVAIIIGLGTMLGAILEVSGGAEALSARLLNLFGEKRAPLAMGLTGLIFGIPVFFDVGIFVLAPIVYAAAKRSGKSILLYCMPLLAGLSMTHAFLPPHPGPVAAAGLFKVDLGWVILMGVVVGIPAVLAAWAYAAWIGKRIFVPVPQDMVEAADEAKAAVAAERAARRAAVGGATDGADTTTIKTTGTAKSTGTGSGSVAVAIGEDPAGDPAEQPPSLSTVFLIIGTPLLLILAATFSSIALDPSTFRSVIEFFGHPFVALTIALLMAYYLLGIRRGWSRKSLETVSTASLKPVGNILLVVGAGGVFGAVLKGSGIADALADTFNDVGLPIIVLAWLISVVLRVAQGSATVAIVTTAGIVVPLVEGQDLSQAHLALIIMAISAGSIFASHVNDGGFWIVAKYFGISERDTLKSWTVLETVLSVAGFAMAALLSVFI
- a CDS encoding RidA family protein translates to MTDKIALTPKTHTTPPAKFSHGVRKGNILQVAGQVGFLPAVEGQPPTPAGPTLREQTLQTLANVKAILEEGGSSWDDAMMIRVYLTDVDHFAEMNAIYNAYFEEQGLTAPPAARTTVYVGLPAGLLIEIDTLAVLND
- a CDS encoding IclR family transcriptional regulator, with product MSQTVDRALSILPLLAEGPADLGQVADRLGVHKSTALRLLRTLHEHGLVYRQSDQRYRLGARLFALAQEAVENLDVREIAHPHLVRLNEQCGHTVHLAVHEEGEVLYIDKVESRYPVRMYSRIGKPVAITVAAVAKLLLADLPETERHTLADKLDYPMYTSRSTPNAPAFLRELEKVRDQGWATDLGGHEESINCVAAPIRGTDGRVVAAMSVSAPNVVVTADELLTLLPLVRRTAAAISGEYSGKTPTKETSS
- a CDS encoding sugar kinase, which gives rise to MTPTGPAPTVAAHPAPAVDVVTLGESMVTFLPSRPGRLADVPSFDRAIGGAESNVACVLAAAGHTAKWVSRVGADGFGDHLTEAIGAYGVDTSAVQRDPTRPTGIYFRTASDRSTDAHEVAYYRTGSAASAMSRSTLDMAAVHSGRILHLSGITAALSPDCRSLLTALTAPAPTRPLISFDVNYRAGLWPTPSEAGATLLTLARGADLVFVGEDEAEAAWGITGGPTAIRAALPEPRVLVVKNGSQGATAFEAASPTHPHPRTDARGRVGGCPPAADGVSTGSPSKATDSTPDRGRTPPGAHPPPTPREGDPTTARYSPTPREGDRTTASHPTDTITFVPALHVDVVAPVGAGDAFAAGFLSATLRGLPPRTRLRHGHLMAAAALTDPGDLGAPPSRDHADRLAALDDDAWGTLRLGPGWTHTADRAQEEVPTP